From Xylocopilactobacillus apis, a single genomic window includes:
- a CDS encoding metal ABC transporter solute-binding protein, Zn/Mn family, with product MKKTRIIVIIIASFLAALFLGLILFSGSPKNSTQDKNHQKINIVTTTDIYAEAAGKVVGNKGTVKSVIDNPHVDPHDFKPTTQTTRFVSNADLVVSNGLGYDDWVNPIVNKQPWINVGRDIAHKKSGANPHLWFDYEIMEKYTKYLTAKLSDLQPENKKYFSTNAKKYLKSMEPIYKKSAVIKSLKSNSFVDVSEPIFDYALNNLGFTINNPAFSKAIENETDPAIKDAQTVVDDFRNHRVAFYLHNIQAENNTTKSILKDAKKYQIPILYLTENKPKNLTYIKWQLDIYDKLEKLLMNNKN from the coding sequence ATGAAGAAAACAAGAATAATCGTAATTATAATTGCATCGTTTTTAGCTGCCCTTTTTCTCGGATTAATTCTGTTCAGCGGCAGTCCTAAAAACTCAACCCAAGATAAAAATCATCAAAAAATAAATATTGTCACTACAACTGACATCTATGCCGAAGCTGCTGGTAAAGTTGTTGGCAATAAAGGAACAGTTAAATCCGTTATCGATAATCCGCATGTCGATCCCCACGATTTTAAACCGACAACTCAAACTACTAGATTTGTTTCAAATGCTGATTTAGTTGTCAGTAACGGGTTGGGATACGACGACTGGGTTAATCCGATCGTTAACAAACAGCCGTGGATTAATGTGGGACGTGATATTGCTCACAAAAAAAGCGGCGCTAACCCTCACTTATGGTTTGATTATGAAATTATGGAGAAATACACCAAGTATCTAACTGCAAAACTTAGCGATCTTCAACCAGAAAACAAAAAATATTTTTCTACAAACGCCAAAAAGTATCTAAAGTCAATGGAACCAATCTATAAAAAATCAGCTGTAATTAAATCTTTAAAATCCAATTCTTTCGTCGACGTAAGCGAACCAATTTTTGATTATGCATTGAATAACTTAGGGTTTACGATAAATAATCCCGCATTTTCTAAAGCAATTGAAAACGAAACTGATCCCGCAATCAAAGATGCACAAACTGTGGTTGATGATTTTAGAAATCATCGTGTCGCCTTTTACTTACATAATATTCAAGCTGAAAACAATACAACAAAATCGATTTTAAAGGATGCAAAAAAATATCAGATTCCAATTCTTTACTTAACTGAAAATAAGCCGAAAAATTTAACTTACATCAAATGGCAGCTTGATATCTATGACAAGCTAGAAAAACTATTAATGAACAATAAAAACTAA